One region of Triticum aestivum cultivar Chinese Spring chromosome 6B, IWGSC CS RefSeq v2.1, whole genome shotgun sequence genomic DNA includes:
- the LOC123136093 gene encoding uncharacterized protein, with protein MIWVLFIMQLASHGTRDDEGTQLVPLCDRETASDSQEIFSQSDTAGSSTEYLASCEIKPLIVEDENHNIDANEDTHLVIQDFPQCRICLDNEGDDLIAPCNCKGTQKYVHRSCLDNWRSTKEGFAFSHCTECRAAFLLRANVPPDRWWLRLKFQLLVARDHTLIFFIVQLVVVLLGMLVYRFYGDELREMFGYEQHPYAFYALAILAVILVGLLYGFFIAIICGQRITERHYHVLAKQELTKEYIVEDLEGADPVADLDPSHVTELRTLGLY; from the exons ATGATTTGGGTATTGTTCATAATGCAGTTGGCTTCACATGGCACCCGAGATGACGAAGGAACACAGCTGGTGCCCCTTTGTGACCGGGAAACAGCATCAGATTCGCAGGAGATATTTTCACAATCTGACACCGCAGGAAGCTCCACTGAGTATCTGGCCTCATGTGAAATCAAGCCATTGATTGTTGAGGATGAAAATCACAATATCGATGCGAATGAAGATACCCATCTTGTCATTCAAGACTTTCCACAATGCCGGATTTGCCTTGATAATGAAG GTGATGACTTGATTGCGCCATGCAATTGCAAGGGCACACAAAAGTATGTCCATAGGTCCTGTCTTGATAACTGGAGATCAACAAAG GAAGGTTTTGCTTTTTCACATTGCACTGAGTGTCGGGCAGCATTCTTACTTCGTGCAAATGTTCCTCCAGATCGATGGTGGTTAAGGCTCAAGTTTCAACTTCTGGTTGCTAGAGATCACACATTGATCTTTTTCATTGTACAACTG GTTGTTGTTTTATTGGGTATGCTGGTATACAGATTTTATGGAGATGAGCTGCGAGAAATGTTTGGCTATGAACAGCATCCTTACGCTTTTTATGCATTGGCAA TACTGGCTGTCATTTTGGTTGGTTTGCTATATGGATTCTTCATAGCTATAATATGTGGACAGAGGATCACCGAACGGCACTAccatgttcttgcaaagcaagagTTAACCAAG GAGTATATAGTAGAGGATCTTGAAGGAGCTGATCCAGTGGCAGACCTTGATCCTAGCCATGTCACGGAGCTGAGGACGCTGGGGCTCTATTGA
- the LOC123136096 gene encoding bZIP transcription factor 11, with protein MASSSGSGSTGSLSTAGAAMAMAAASGTEEEMRALMEQRRAKRMLSNRESARRSRMRKQRHLDDLAAQAAHLRRENAHVAAALGLTARGLQAVDAENAVLRTQAAELAARLHSLNDIIACMSANNNTAAAVTLTVAAAATATTADPLLGGFDGASFEDFLFRSSPEMFMFPALQS; from the coding sequence ATGGCGTCCTCCAGCGGGAGCGGGAGCACGGGCTCGCTGTCGACGGCGggggcggccatggcgatggcggCCGCGTCGGGCACGGAGGAGGAGATGCGGGCGCTCATGGAGCAGCGCCGGGCCAAGCGGATGCTCTCCAACCGGGAGTCGGCGCGCCGCTCGCGGATGCGCAAGCAGCGCCACCTCGACGACCTCGCCGCGCAGGCGGCGCACCTCCGCCGCGAGAACGCGCACGTCGCCGCCGCGCTCGGGCTCACCGCGCGGGGCCTCCAGGCCGTCGACGCCGAGAACGCCGTCCTCCGCACCCAGGCCGCCGAGCTCGCCGCGCGCCTCCACTCGCTCAACGACATCATCGCCTGCATGAGCGCCAACAACaacaccgccgccgccgtcacgctcACCGTCGCcgcagccgccaccgccaccaccgccgacCCGCTCCTCGGCGGCTTCGACGGCGCGTCATTCGAGGACTTCCTCTTCAGATCCTCCCCCGAGATGTTCATGTTCCCAGCCCTGCAAAGCTAG